The Trichosurus vulpecula isolate mTriVul1 chromosome 4, mTriVul1.pri, whole genome shotgun sequence genome contains a region encoding:
- the PEA15 gene encoding astrocytic phosphoprotein PEA-15, with protein MAEYGTLLQDLTDNITHEDLEQLKSACKEDIPSEKSEEITTGSAWFHFLETHNKLDKDNLSYIEHIFEISRRPDLLTMVVDYRTRVLKISEEDELDTKLTRIPSAKKYKDIIRQPSEEEIIKLAPPPKKA; from the exons ATGGCAGAGTACGGGACCCTCCTACAGGACCTGACTGACAACATCACCCATGAGGACCTGGAACAGCTTAAGTCTGCCTGCAAAGAAGACATCCCAAGTGAGAAGAGTGAGGAGATCACTACTGGTAGTGCCTGGTTTCACTTCCTCGAGACCCACAATAAGTTGgacaaag ATAACCTCTCTTACATAGAGCACATCTTTGAGATTTCAAGGCGACCAGACCTGCTCACCATGGTGGTTGACTACAGGACCCGTGTGCTAAAGATCTCTGAGGAGGATGAGCTGGACACTAAACTGACCCGCATTCCCAGTGCCAAGAAGTACAAAG ACATCATCCGGCAGccctcagaggaagaaatcatcAAGCTGGCCCCCCCGCCAAAGAAGgcttga